The window CGAGTGGAGATTCCGCTTTCATCGCTGCATCAAGACTTACTTCAGCTTTATTCAACGGTGAATTATCTAGGAATAAAATTTGATGCCAATCTCTAATACTCAGATCAATACCTGTTGCTTCCAAAGCCTTGTAATAAGACTGATATATAGTCTGCAACTTACTTCCTTTAGCATTACCTGAAATACTTATAACACTTTGTTGCAAGGAAGGCTTATCAATCGTGATGTTAAATGACTCTCCAGGCACTAAATAATAATACTGAGATTGCGTATTCCCTGCTTTAATCTCAACAAATTGAGGTTCGTGCAGCTTAAGCTTCCCGGAAAATTGCTGATTAGTACTATCCACTGTAAACTTTTGCATCTTGCCGTCCCTGATCATCTGAACCTCTTTTACCATTTTCGCAATTGGGCCTGTTAGCTTTCCAGCAACTACTGCTTCCTGTGCAATAAGTGAAATAGAAAGGGATAATCCAACGAATAACAGATGTATATACTTTTTCATATTAACTACATTCTAAATTTGATTAAAGCCTTTTAAATTGTACAGGCAAGTGTTAGTATCCCGGATTTTGTGTCAGATTAGGGCTTGTATTCATCTCCGACTGTGTAATAGGCCAAAGGTTATAGTGTGGCTTGTAATTTGCGGCCTTATGCGGCAATGCTCCTAATACTGTGTTTAATCTATTGGTACGTTTCAAATCATACCATCTATGACCTTCACAGAACAGCTCAGTTACTCTTTCTTTTTCAATAGCAGCTAACATTGTTGCTTGTGTTGTTGCTGTTGTATTGGGTAAACCTGCCCGATTACGAATAAGATTTAGATCTTCTGCAGCAGAATTAGTACCTGTAATCTTAGATTGCTGCGCTCTAGCTTCTGCACGAATCAAATACATTTCTGCGAGACGCTGTACAATGAAGTCTTGTGGTGCGGCTGCAATTGTTGCAGCTGCTGCTGAAGTATTATAGAGATATTTATTGGGAAAATTGAATCCAAATAAATTAATCACCCAATTACCATTAACTCTTCTTTGGTCTCCTGTTTCAAAACTGCTGATAACATTGGTAGTAAGGGCACAATAATTGGTGGTTGCATTACCTACAGAAGCAGGGATCGTTAACCATCCAATAACTGTTCTGTTATCGAAAAGTAAACCCGTACCAGTTGAGCCAAAAGAAAAGATCGCCTCTCGTGAACCTCTGCGGAAAACGTTATTGACGCCTGTAACCAGCTGGTATTGCCCGCTACTGATCACTTCACTTGCAGCATTTTCGGCGTTTGTCCAATTGCCAAGATATAAATGAACTTTTGCTAGAAGTGCCAATACTTGATACCGATTATGAATAGTTATTGAATTACTAGCATTAACAGTAGTAGGCAAATCGGCAGCAGCTTCTGTTAAATCTTTAATGACAGCAGCATACACTTGTGCAACAGGTGTTCTTGGTTTGGTCAGATTTTCCGATGTACTGGTAGAAGTAATCAATGGCACGTCACCCCAAGAGTTTGCCATAAGAAAATGCTCATATGCGCGCACATATTTTGCAGCAGCAATGATTTGCTTTTTTTCAGTTTCATTCATAATTGTCGGGTCAACTGAAGGCATTTTAGCAATTAATTCATTTGCTCTATATGTCGGTAAATAGAACCAACTCCAAGGAATCAGGTTGGTATTAGTGGGAACAATATTTCCAGATATTATATCACCCACCTCAGAGCCGGGCATAGGGGTAATAACACCTTCATCAGATATCCAATACGTAAAGCGAATATAGTTGCCATGTAATGCACCTGATGCCATACCATTGTACATACCGTTGACTGCCGAAAGAATGGTTGGCCGGCTTTTGAAAACAGTTTCAGTGGCCAGTTGATCAATAGGCAAAGGTGCTTCTAAAAATTTTTTACAACCCTGTGTAATCAGGATGAAAACGGCAAGAATAAAGATTACTGTATATTTATTTTGATACTTATTCATAACTGATAAATTTTGAGGTTATAAAGTGACCTGAATACCAGCTGTCCATGATTTGATCATGGATCCTCCCCTTGAAAAAACTTGCTCTGGATCTTTGTAAATGAACTCAGAAGTCCAGGTAGCTATATTCTGACCTCTTAAATAAATAACCACTCTAGATAGTTTCGCTTTCTGTAAAAATTCTGTCGGAAAGCTATATGACAATGAAATATTCTTTAGTCGGACATACAAAAGGTCTTTCAATGTAGCAGATGACAATGGATAAATAGCCGTCAACAAGTTGGTAGTTGTATTTGAAGCGGCACCGGAGAATAGCCTTGGAAATCTTGCATTATCACCAGGCTGCTTCCAATACCCGCCTGTAATAATGGATACAGGATTATTTAATTGACCCGGATAGGTATTATTAAACATCCAGTTAGTAGTTAACTGTCTAGAGAACTGGAAAAGAAAGTCTAATTCAAACCCTTTATAACTTAACGTATTACCCAA is drawn from Chitinophagales bacterium and contains these coding sequences:
- a CDS encoding RagB/SusD family nutrient uptake outer membrane protein, producing MNKYQNKYTVIFILAVFILITQGCKKFLEAPLPIDQLATETVFKSRPTILSAVNGMYNGMASGALHGNYIRFTYWISDEGVITPMPGSEVGDIISGNIVPTNTNLIPWSWFYLPTYRANELIAKMPSVDPTIMNETEKKQIIAAAKYVRAYEHFLMANSWGDVPLITSTSTSENLTKPRTPVAQVYAAVIKDLTEAAADLPTTVNASNSITIHNRYQVLALLAKVHLYLGNWTNAENAASEVISSGQYQLVTGVNNVFRRGSREAIFSFGSTGTGLLFDNRTVIGWLTIPASVGNATTNYCALTTNVISSFETGDQRRVNGNWVINLFGFNFPNKYLYNTSAAAATIAAAPQDFIVQRLAEMYLIRAEARAQQSKITGTNSAAEDLNLIRNRAGLPNTTATTQATMLAAIEKERVTELFCEGHRWYDLKRTNRLNTVLGALPHKAANYKPHYNLWPITQSEMNTSPNLTQNPGY